One window from the genome of Eublepharis macularius isolate TG4126 chromosome 15, MPM_Emac_v1.0, whole genome shotgun sequence encodes:
- the HIF3A gene encoding hypoxia-inducible factor 3-alpha isoform X2 produces MRLTISYLRMHKLLTSGDWKNKAEAEEQVDAYYLKALDGFLMVLTEEGDMIYLSENVNKHLGLSQLELIGHSVFDFIHPCDQEELQDVLSPRQGFSKKKEVKTERSFSLRMKSTLTTRGRTVNLKSATWKVLHCAGHLRSYAPAKPAGGKEPEGGFTEPPLRCLVLICEAIPHPANIETPLDSGTFLSRHTMDMKFTYCDERIAEVAGYTPKDLLGCSIYEYIHALDSDSVSKSINTLLSKGQAVTGQYRFLARNGGYLWTQTQATVISSSKNSQPESIVCVHFILSQVEEVGLVLSLEQTDRQGEHRRLPPPSLEGLDSDGSLEELDPNGGDTIINLSFELRGPKVLAFLCPANISEEELQRDPKRFCSPDLQKLLGPIFDPPGAQSPAGGTQRARPMAPAPKLVVPVKNPSGNTSPVKKLLGETGTELPDELLLDMANVQKLFASNKEPQTMETTLQDYEGLDLEMLAPYISMDDDFQLGSTEHPPWLAEKRGDSGTRPTSPPPRPRSRSFHGVSPRPPESPTLPRWGSDTSLSPSRPVQSPGIDQCDAGQMVEMVASVKIQALQEGTNQNGPAASLPLGGRKRARELSVEEEADVFLEAGPPKRAHGHEADGFLMPSLSLGFLLSVEECLDARSERGFGGNVVLGRKLLSLEEPMGLLGDVLPFVVDGPALSQLALYDGEDEASVRGGEHFQLGEELLVELDQAT; encoded by the exons ATGCGCCTTACCATCAGCTACCTGAGGATGCACAAGCTGCTGACCTCTG gagactggaaaaacaaagcagaagcagaagagcAGGTGGACGCCTATTACCTGAAGGCCCTGGATGGCTTCCTCATGGTCCTAACTGAGGAGGGTGACATGATCTACCTCTCGGAGAACGTCAACAAACACCTGGGCCTCAGCCAG CTGGAGCTCATTGGGCACAGCGTCTTTGATTTCATTCATCCCTGCGATCAGGAAGAACTTCAAGATGTACTGAGCCCCAGGCAGG GTTTCTCAAAGAAGAAGGAAGTGAAGACCGAGCGCAGCTTCTCCTTGCGCATGAAGAGCACCCTGACCACCAGGGGGCGCACTGTCAACCTCAAGTCTGCCACCTGGAAG GTCCTGCACTGTGCCGGCCACCTGAGATCATATGCACCTGCCAAGCCAGCAGGGGGCAAGGAGCCGGAGGGTGGCTTCACAGAGCCCCCTTTGCGTTGCCTGGTGCTGATCTGTGAAGCTATACCGCACCCCGCCAACATCGAGACACCTCTGGACAGCGGCACCTTTCTTAGCCGCCATACTATGGATATGAAGTTCACCTACTGTGATGAGAG GATTGCAGAGGTGGCTGGGTATACGCCCAAAGATCTGCTGGGCTGTTCCATCTACGAGTACATCCACGCCCTGGACTCTGATTCTGTCAGCAAGAGCATCAACACCC TGCTGAGCAAGGGGCAGGCAGTGACCGGACAGTACCGTTTCCTGGCCAGGAACGGAGGCTACCTGTGGACCCAGACCCAAGCCACAGTCATCTCCAGCAGCAAAAACTCCCAGCCGGAGAGCATTGTCTGCGTCCACTTCATCCTGAG CCAGGTAGAGGAGGTGGGCTTGGTGCTGTCCCTAGAGCAAACTGACCGGCAAGGAGAACACCGCCGCCTGCCCCCGCCGTCCCTCGAGGGGTTGGATTCCGATGGGAGCCTTGAGGAGCTTGACCCCAACGGTGGAGACACCATTATCAACCTTAGCTTTG agcTGCGTGGCCCCAAGGTCTTGGCCTTCCTCTGTCCCGCCAACATCAGCGAGGAGGAGCTGCAGCGAGACCCCAAACGTTTCTGCAGCCCTGACCTGCAGAAACTCCTGGGGCCAATCTTCGACCCTCCTGGAGCTCAAAGCCCAGCAGGAGGGACTCAGCGGGCACGGCCTATGGCTCCAGCTCCCAAACTGGTTGTACCTGTCAAGAACCCTTCTGGGAACACTAGCCCGGTCAAGAAACTGTTGGGCGAGACGGGG ACTGAGCTACCGGATGAGCTCCTTTTAGACATGGCGAATGTCCAGAAACTCTTTGCCAGCAACAAGGAGCCCCAGACCATGGAAACCACGCTGCAG gattaCGAAGGCCTGGACTTAGAGATGCTGGCTCCTTACATCTCGATGGACGATGACTTCCAGCTGGGCAGCACTGAGCACCCACCATGGCTGGCTGAGAAACGGGGGGACTCAGGAACCCGGCCAACCTCGCCACCTCCGCGGCCTCGTTCCAGAAGCTTCCATGGGGTGTCCCCCCGCCCACCCGAATCACCCACCCTTCCACGCTGGGGCAGCGACACCAGCCTGAGCCCATCCCGTCCTGTCCAGTCACCAGGAATCGACCAGTGCGACGCAGGGCAGATGGTGGAGATGGTAGCTTCTGTGAAAATCCAGGCACTGCAGGAAGGGACCAATCAAAATGGCCCAGCGGCCTCTTTGCCCTTGGGCGGTAGGAAGAG GGCTCGAGAGCTCAGTGTAGAGGAGGAGGCGGATGTCTTCCTGGAGGCAGGGCCCCCGAAGCGTGCTCACGGCCACGAGGCTGATGGGTTTCTGATGCCCTCCCTGAGCCTG GGTTTCCTGTTGAGTGTTGAGGAGTGTCTGGATGCCAGATCGGAGCGAGGATTCGGGGGCAACGTGGTTCTCGGCAGGAAGCTCCTGTCTCTGGAGGAGCCGATGG GCCTCTTGGGGGACGTGCTGCCTTTCGTGGTGGACGGACCAGCGCTTTCTCAGCTGGCCCTGTACGATGGTGAGGACGAGGCTTCCGTGCGCGGTGGAGAGCATTTCCAGCTCGGGGAGGAGCTTCTGGTAGAGCTCGACCAAGCCACCTGA
- the HIF3A gene encoding hypoxia-inducible factor 3-alpha isoform X1: protein MRRRRKRLRGRRWYRSTTEIRKEKSRDAARCRRSKETEVFYQLAHTLPFARGVSAHLDKASIMRLTISYLRMHKLLTSGDWKNKAEAEEQVDAYYLKALDGFLMVLTEEGDMIYLSENVNKHLGLSQLELIGHSVFDFIHPCDQEELQDVLSPRQGFSKKKEVKTERSFSLRMKSTLTTRGRTVNLKSATWKVLHCAGHLRSYAPAKPAGGKEPEGGFTEPPLRCLVLICEAIPHPANIETPLDSGTFLSRHTMDMKFTYCDERIAEVAGYTPKDLLGCSIYEYIHALDSDSVSKSINTLLSKGQAVTGQYRFLARNGGYLWTQTQATVISSSKNSQPESIVCVHFILSQVEEVGLVLSLEQTDRQGEHRRLPPPSLEGLDSDGSLEELDPNGGDTIINLSFELRGPKVLAFLCPANISEEELQRDPKRFCSPDLQKLLGPIFDPPGAQSPAGGTQRARPMAPAPKLVVPVKNPSGNTSPVKKLLGETGTELPDELLLDMANVQKLFASNKEPQTMETTLQDYEGLDLEMLAPYISMDDDFQLGSTEHPPWLAEKRGDSGTRPTSPPPRPRSRSFHGVSPRPPESPTLPRWGSDTSLSPSRPVQSPGIDQCDAGQMVEMVASVKIQALQEGTNQNGPAASLPLGGRKRARELSVEEEADVFLEAGPPKRAHGHEADGFLMPSLSLGFLLSVEECLDARSERGFGGNVVLGRKLLSLEEPMGLLGDVLPFVVDGPALSQLALYDGEDEASVRGGEHFQLGEELLVELDQAT, encoded by the exons ATGCGGCGGCGCCGGAAGAGGCTGAGGGGCAGGAGATGGTACAG ATCTACCACAGAGATCCGGAAGGAGAAATCACGAGACGCAGCACGATGCCGCCGCAGCAAGGAGACAGAAGTTTTCTACCAGCTGGCGCACACCTTGCCCTTTGCCCGGGGGGTCAGCGCCCACCTGGACAAGGCCTCCATCATGCGCCTTACCATCAGCTACCTGAGGATGCACAAGCTGCTGACCTCTG gagactggaaaaacaaagcagaagcagaagagcAGGTGGACGCCTATTACCTGAAGGCCCTGGATGGCTTCCTCATGGTCCTAACTGAGGAGGGTGACATGATCTACCTCTCGGAGAACGTCAACAAACACCTGGGCCTCAGCCAG CTGGAGCTCATTGGGCACAGCGTCTTTGATTTCATTCATCCCTGCGATCAGGAAGAACTTCAAGATGTACTGAGCCCCAGGCAGG GTTTCTCAAAGAAGAAGGAAGTGAAGACCGAGCGCAGCTTCTCCTTGCGCATGAAGAGCACCCTGACCACCAGGGGGCGCACTGTCAACCTCAAGTCTGCCACCTGGAAG GTCCTGCACTGTGCCGGCCACCTGAGATCATATGCACCTGCCAAGCCAGCAGGGGGCAAGGAGCCGGAGGGTGGCTTCACAGAGCCCCCTTTGCGTTGCCTGGTGCTGATCTGTGAAGCTATACCGCACCCCGCCAACATCGAGACACCTCTGGACAGCGGCACCTTTCTTAGCCGCCATACTATGGATATGAAGTTCACCTACTGTGATGAGAG GATTGCAGAGGTGGCTGGGTATACGCCCAAAGATCTGCTGGGCTGTTCCATCTACGAGTACATCCACGCCCTGGACTCTGATTCTGTCAGCAAGAGCATCAACACCC TGCTGAGCAAGGGGCAGGCAGTGACCGGACAGTACCGTTTCCTGGCCAGGAACGGAGGCTACCTGTGGACCCAGACCCAAGCCACAGTCATCTCCAGCAGCAAAAACTCCCAGCCGGAGAGCATTGTCTGCGTCCACTTCATCCTGAG CCAGGTAGAGGAGGTGGGCTTGGTGCTGTCCCTAGAGCAAACTGACCGGCAAGGAGAACACCGCCGCCTGCCCCCGCCGTCCCTCGAGGGGTTGGATTCCGATGGGAGCCTTGAGGAGCTTGACCCCAACGGTGGAGACACCATTATCAACCTTAGCTTTG agcTGCGTGGCCCCAAGGTCTTGGCCTTCCTCTGTCCCGCCAACATCAGCGAGGAGGAGCTGCAGCGAGACCCCAAACGTTTCTGCAGCCCTGACCTGCAGAAACTCCTGGGGCCAATCTTCGACCCTCCTGGAGCTCAAAGCCCAGCAGGAGGGACTCAGCGGGCACGGCCTATGGCTCCAGCTCCCAAACTGGTTGTACCTGTCAAGAACCCTTCTGGGAACACTAGCCCGGTCAAGAAACTGTTGGGCGAGACGGGG ACTGAGCTACCGGATGAGCTCCTTTTAGACATGGCGAATGTCCAGAAACTCTTTGCCAGCAACAAGGAGCCCCAGACCATGGAAACCACGCTGCAG gattaCGAAGGCCTGGACTTAGAGATGCTGGCTCCTTACATCTCGATGGACGATGACTTCCAGCTGGGCAGCACTGAGCACCCACCATGGCTGGCTGAGAAACGGGGGGACTCAGGAACCCGGCCAACCTCGCCACCTCCGCGGCCTCGTTCCAGAAGCTTCCATGGGGTGTCCCCCCGCCCACCCGAATCACCCACCCTTCCACGCTGGGGCAGCGACACCAGCCTGAGCCCATCCCGTCCTGTCCAGTCACCAGGAATCGACCAGTGCGACGCAGGGCAGATGGTGGAGATGGTAGCTTCTGTGAAAATCCAGGCACTGCAGGAAGGGACCAATCAAAATGGCCCAGCGGCCTCTTTGCCCTTGGGCGGTAGGAAGAG GGCTCGAGAGCTCAGTGTAGAGGAGGAGGCGGATGTCTTCCTGGAGGCAGGGCCCCCGAAGCGTGCTCACGGCCACGAGGCTGATGGGTTTCTGATGCCCTCCCTGAGCCTG GGTTTCCTGTTGAGTGTTGAGGAGTGTCTGGATGCCAGATCGGAGCGAGGATTCGGGGGCAACGTGGTTCTCGGCAGGAAGCTCCTGTCTCTGGAGGAGCCGATGG GCCTCTTGGGGGACGTGCTGCCTTTCGTGGTGGACGGACCAGCGCTTTCTCAGCTGGCCCTGTACGATGGTGAGGACGAGGCTTCCGTGCGCGGTGGAGAGCATTTCCAGCTCGGGGAGGAGCTTCTGGTAGAGCTCGACCAAGCCACCTGA